The following coding sequences are from one Limisphaerales bacterium window:
- a CDS encoding dihydrodipicolinate synthase family protein, with protein MNTNVITPEMLASSVIAVPPLARDADLKICATENAKVIRHLEAGGVRTLLYGGNAVFYHIALAEFADSLTMLRDHAGADTTVIPSVGPAFGTALDQAAVLREFDFPTAMVLPARDIATPKGVATGIRKFAEAYGNPIVLYIKFEGYLEPEHARALMDDGVVSWIKYAIVRDDPAHDDYLRQLVDCVDPKRIVSGIGEQPAIVHLRDFGVQGFTSGCVCVAPSLSMKMLTALRAGDDETAETIRQTFEPLEDFRNAIHPIRVLHAAVAEAGIADTGPILPLLNDVNRDERAKIAQAAKTLLAHN; from the coding sequence ATGAACACAAACGTCATTACTCCAGAAATGTTAGCCAGCTCGGTCATCGCCGTGCCGCCTTTGGCGCGCGATGCGGACCTGAAAATTTGCGCCACCGAAAATGCGAAGGTGATTCGCCATCTCGAGGCCGGCGGCGTGCGCACGTTGCTCTACGGCGGCAACGCGGTGTTTTACCACATCGCCCTCGCTGAGTTTGCCGATTCGTTGACGATGCTGCGCGATCACGCCGGCGCGGATACAACCGTCATTCCCTCCGTCGGTCCCGCCTTTGGCACGGCGCTCGACCAAGCGGCCGTACTGCGCGAGTTTGATTTCCCCACCGCGATGGTGTTGCCCGCGCGCGATATCGCCACGCCGAAAGGGGTTGCCACCGGCATTCGCAAATTCGCCGAGGCTTATGGCAATCCCATCGTGCTATACATCAAATTCGAAGGCTACCTCGAGCCGGAGCACGCGCGCGCGCTGATGGACGACGGCGTGGTGAGCTGGATTAAATACGCTATCGTCCGCGACGATCCCGCGCACGATGATTATCTCCGTCAACTTGTGGACTGCGTGGATCCGAAACGCATCGTCAGCGGCATTGGCGAGCAACCGGCAATCGTCCACCTCCGCGATTTCGGCGTGCAAGGATTCACCAGCGGCTGCGTGTGCGTCGCGCCAAGCCTCTCAATGAAAATGCTGACCGCACTGAGGGCGGGCGACGACGAAACCGCCGAAACCATCCGCCAAACCTTTGAGCCTCTCGAGGATTTTCGCAATGCCATCCACCCCATCCGTGTCCTTCACGCTGCCGTAGCAGAAGCCGGCATCGCTGACACGGGGCCGATCCTGCCGCTGCTGAACGATGTGAATCGGGATGAACGTGCTAAAATTGCACAAGCGGCAAAAACATTGTTGGCGCACAATTAG
- a CDS encoding arylsulfatase produces MHRFFAIGYLFIAFVASANDRAPNIVIILADDMGYGDARCYNPKSKNPTHNIDQLAREGMRFTDAHAPASFCVPTRYGLLTGRYPHRIKLDWRSRALVEKGRSTIPSALRGQGYATAMVGKWHLGFDGGPKYDYAKPLVGGPLDRGFDSYFGIAHSLDIVPYYYISGRQAVMAPTGTVGPRNTKGWSPIQGEFWRGGPIAPNFKHEEVLPRFTMESVKYIEGRKGNEQPFFLYVALPAPHTPWLPTKKFQGKTNNRYSDFVAMVDDTVGQILGAIDRSKLAKNTLVIFTSDNGPVWYPADTKRFDHSAVTPLRGMKADAWEAGHRMPFIVRWPGKVKANSTSDALICQTDLMATLAALTGRKLADDEGEDSENFLPVLVGQRETARQQLITGTKPTHMAVRQGQYKYIPSLGSGGFSKPSRVQPEPKGPRGQLYNLARDIGETRNLWLDEPRLVESFEKQIIKQKTSGRTRPPMKLFGKLISESAQITTHRLNAEPNDKRFLYYTVSRDGRTLRGKATSRLRSLLMATADSTTRHDEKSHFDPGVLLRFRHGDHTAQVAICFICNKWALYLNGETVSYTSLADDRAAVLAEVKMMFPNDQIIQGIPEKLQ; encoded by the coding sequence ATGCACCGTTTTTTTGCCATTGGATATTTGTTCATTGCCTTTGTGGCTTCCGCGAATGACCGGGCACCTAACATTGTGATTATTCTGGCTGATGACATGGGGTACGGCGATGCGCGCTGTTACAATCCAAAGTCCAAGAATCCCACGCATAATATCGACCAGTTGGCACGTGAGGGAATGAGGTTTACTGACGCGCATGCGCCGGCGTCGTTTTGTGTGCCGACTCGATACGGACTGCTCACCGGACGTTATCCGCACCGGATCAAGCTGGATTGGCGCAGCCGGGCGTTGGTCGAGAAAGGGCGATCAACCATTCCCTCGGCATTGCGCGGGCAGGGGTATGCGACGGCGATGGTCGGCAAGTGGCATCTCGGGTTTGATGGCGGGCCGAAATATGATTACGCCAAACCGCTCGTGGGAGGGCCGTTGGACCGCGGGTTTGATTCGTACTTTGGCATCGCACATTCGCTGGACATTGTGCCGTACTATTACATCAGCGGTCGTCAGGCGGTAATGGCACCCACAGGGACCGTTGGTCCCCGCAACACGAAGGGTTGGAGTCCTATCCAAGGAGAGTTTTGGCGTGGCGGCCCGATTGCACCAAACTTTAAACATGAGGAAGTGTTGCCACGATTCACGATGGAGTCAGTGAAATACATTGAGGGACGAAAGGGTAATGAGCAACCGTTCTTTCTGTATGTGGCTTTACCCGCACCACATACCCCGTGGTTGCCCACGAAAAAATTCCAAGGTAAAACGAACAATAGGTATAGTGACTTTGTGGCAATGGTGGACGACACCGTGGGCCAAATCCTCGGCGCCATCGACCGTTCAAAACTCGCGAAAAATACACTCGTCATTTTCACCAGCGACAACGGCCCCGTGTGGTATCCCGCCGATACCAAACGCTTTGACCACAGCGCTGTCACGCCTTTACGCGGGATGAAGGCCGACGCGTGGGAGGCGGGCCATCGGATGCCGTTCATCGTTCGCTGGCCAGGCAAGGTGAAGGCCAACTCGACAAGTGATGCACTGATTTGCCAGACGGATTTGATGGCGACCTTGGCCGCACTTACCGGACGCAAATTGGCCGATGACGAGGGGGAGGATAGCGAAAATTTCCTGCCGGTATTGGTGGGGCAACGGGAAACCGCACGGCAACAGCTCATCACCGGCACGAAGCCAACGCATATGGCTGTACGTCAGGGTCAGTATAAATACATCCCTTCACTCGGATCCGGTGGTTTTTCCAAACCGAGCCGTGTGCAACCGGAGCCGAAGGGGCCGCGCGGCCAACTCTACAATTTGGCCAGGGACATTGGCGAAACACGGAATCTATGGCTCGATGAACCGAGGCTGGTTGAATCCTTTGAAAAGCAAATCATAAAACAAAAAACATCAGGCCGAACGCGTCCGCCCATGAAGCTTTTTGGTAAACTGATCTCTGAGTCAGCGCAAATTACCACTCACCGACTCAACGCTGAACCTAATGATAAACGATTCCTCTATTATACCGTCAGTCGGGATGGCCGCACGCTCAGAGGTAAAGCCACAAGTCGCCTGCGCAGCTTGTTGATGGCCACTGCGGACTCGACCACTCGCCATGACGAAAAATCACACTTTGACCCGGGCGTCCTGTTGCGCTTTCGCCACGGTGACCACACGGCGCAGGTTGCAATTTGTTTTATATGCAACAAGTGGGCGCTATACCTCAATGGCGAGACGGTCAGTTACACGTCGCTAGCCGATGATCGCGCAGCGGTTTTGGCGGAAGTAAAGATGATGTTTCCCAATGATCAAATCATCCAAGGCATCCCGGAGAAATTACAATGA
- a CDS encoding dihydroxy-acid dehydratase, producing the protein MSDESLTQKNPDNLRSARWFAPDNLRAFGHRSRVKGMGVADEDFRGKPVVGILNTWSDLNTCHSHLRERAEKVKQGVWQAGGFPVEVPVMSLSETLMKPTTMLYRNLLSMETEEVLRCHPIDAAVLMGGCDKTTPALLMGAISANVPALFLPAGPMLTARWGKETLGSGSSVWDFWAERCAGNFCDEEWTKFENAIGRSPGHCMTMGTASTMGAIAESLGFTLPGASSIPAVVSEHHRMSTACGRRAVEMAWEDLKPSDVLTRESFENAITVDMAIGGSTNAIVHLIAMAGRAGIDISLEDFDRLSRTTPVLANIRPNGEQYLMEDFYNAGGLRALMAQLGDQLHGDCVTVNGDTLAANIADAELIDDDVIRTPDNPVAVEGSTFVLRGNLAPHGCVVKPAAAVESLFTHCGPALVFDNYPDLKARLNDPDLDVTKDTVLVLRSAGPEGAPGFPEWGMLPIPDKLLKEGVRDMVRLSDSRMSGTSYGMCVLHLSPESHVGGPLAFVQTGDEIELDVPNRTIHLHVDDAELETRRTAWKKPEPKYARGYGQLYINHVTQAHEGCDFDFLQHGPATPEPPIF; encoded by the coding sequence ATGAGTGACGAATCTTTAACACAAAAAAATCCGGATAATCTCCGCAGTGCACGGTGGTTTGCGCCGGATAATTTACGGGCGTTTGGGCATCGGTCGCGGGTGAAGGGGATGGGGGTTGCGGATGAGGATTTTCGAGGCAAGCCGGTTGTTGGCATCCTCAATACTTGGAGCGACCTCAACACGTGCCATTCGCATTTGCGCGAGCGTGCCGAGAAAGTGAAGCAGGGAGTGTGGCAGGCGGGCGGGTTCCCGGTGGAGGTGCCGGTGATGTCGCTCAGCGAAACGTTGATGAAGCCCACCACGATGCTTTACCGCAACCTGCTCTCGATGGAAACCGAGGAGGTGCTGCGCTGCCACCCCATCGATGCAGCGGTGCTGATGGGCGGTTGCGACAAGACGACACCGGCTCTGCTAATGGGTGCTATTTCGGCGAACGTCCCTGCATTATTTCTTCCGGCGGGGCCGATGTTGACGGCGCGTTGGGGCAAGGAAACACTCGGAAGCGGGAGCTCGGTCTGGGATTTTTGGGCGGAACGGTGCGCAGGCAATTTTTGTGATGAAGAATGGACGAAGTTCGAAAACGCCATCGGCCGCTCGCCCGGCCATTGCATGACGATGGGCACGGCGTCGACGATGGGGGCCATCGCCGAAAGTCTGGGCTTCACGCTGCCGGGCGCTTCGAGCATTCCGGCGGTGGTCAGCGAACATCATCGGATGTCCACCGCCTGTGGCCGGCGCGCGGTGGAAATGGCGTGGGAAGATTTGAAGCCATCGGACGTGCTCACGCGCGAGTCCTTCGAGAATGCCATCACGGTGGACATGGCCATCGGTGGCTCCACCAACGCTATCGTGCATCTCATCGCGATGGCGGGTCGTGCGGGCATTGATATTTCGTTGGAAGATTTTGACCGCCTCTCGCGCACCACGCCCGTACTCGCCAACATTCGCCCCAACGGCGAGCAGTATTTGATGGAGGATTTTTATAACGCCGGTGGGCTGCGCGCATTGATGGCGCAGCTCGGCGATCAACTCCACGGCGATTGTGTAACGGTCAACGGCGACACGCTCGCCGCGAACATCGCCGACGCGGAGTTGATTGATGATGACGTCATCCGCACGCCGGACAATCCCGTCGCCGTCGAGGGCAGCACCTTTGTGTTGCGTGGCAATCTTGCCCCGCACGGTTGCGTAGTGAAACCCGCCGCCGCCGTCGAATCACTCTTCACCCATTGTGGCCCCGCGCTGGTGTTTGATAATTATCCCGACCTCAAGGCACGCCTCAACGACCCCGACCTCGACGTCACCAAAGACACCGTGCTCGTGCTGCGCAGCGCCGGTCCCGAAGGCGCGCCCGGTTTTCCCGAATGGGGAATGCTGCCCATTCCTGACAAGTTGCTGAAGGAAGGCGTGCGCGACATGGTGCGTCTTTCCGACTCCCGAATGAGCGGCACCAGCTACGGTATGTGCGTGCTGCATCTTTCGCCCGAAAGTCACGTGGGCGGCCCCTTGGCGTTCGTACAAACCGGCGACGAAATCGAGCTCGACGTCCCCAACCGAACAATCCATCTGCACGTGGATGATGCCGAACTCGAAACCCGACGCACCGCATGGAAAAAACCTGAGCCCAAATACGCCCGCGGCTACGGCCAGCTTTACATCAACCACGTTACCCAGGCGCACGAAGGCTGCGATTTTGATTTTTTGCAACACGGCCCGGCAACACCCGAGCCACCGATTTTTTGA